The Chloroflexota bacterium DNA segment CTGGCGTCGCGGGCGACGGTGGAGGTGCTGCCATCCGCATAGGGAACGGCTACGACGTCCACCGACTGGTCGAGGGCCGTCCCCTGGTGCTCGGCGGCGTGACCATCCCGCATGACAAGGGCCTGCTGGGGCACAGTGACGGCGACGCGCTGCTGCATGCCGTCATCGACGCGCTGCTGGGCGCCGCGGGCCTCGGCGACATCGGCGGGCAGTTTCCCTCAAGCGATCCGGCGTACAAGGACGCCGATAGCCGGGAGCTTCTTCGGCGCGTGATCGCGCTCGTCGGCGGGAACGGGTGGAGGCTTGTGAACCTGGATGCTACAATCATAGCCGAGAAGCCGGTGATGAAGCCCCACCTGGCGCCCATGCAGCAGTGCATCGCGGAGTGCCTGTCGGCCCAACCGGACCAGATAAACGTCAAGGCCAAGACCAATGACGGCCTTGGAGCCATCGGCGGCGGCGAGGGCATCGCCGTCCACGCCGTAGCCCTCCTAGAGGAAACCCCATGAAGCTCTACGACTCCCTGACCGGTGAAAAGCGCGAGTTTGTGCCCCATGACGACACCGTGAAGATGTACGTCTGTGGCGTTACGCCTTATTCCTCTTCGCACGTGGGGCATGCCATGTGTTCCGTGTACTTCGACACGCTGCGCCGCTACCTGGAGTACTCCGGGTACGAGGTCAAGCACGTCCAGAACTTCACGGACATTGACGACAAGATCATTGACGCCGCAGCCGGGAAGGGGACGTCGCCAGTGATGCTTGTGGAGGAGCTGGTTGAGGAATACCTCATGGACATGGCCACCCTCAACATCCAGCCCGCCCACCTGTACCCGCGGGTGACCGATGA contains these protein-coding regions:
- the ispF gene encoding 2-C-methyl-D-erythritol 2,4-cyclodiphosphate synthase, with amino-acid sequence MRIGNGYDVHRLVEGRPLVLGGVTIPHDKGLLGHSDGDALLHAVIDALLGAAGLGDIGGQFPSSDPAYKDADSRELLRRVIALVGGNGWRLVNLDATIIAEKPVMKPHLAPMQQCIAECLSAQPDQINVKAKTNDGLGAIGGGEGIAVHAVALLEETP